From Streptomyces sp. NBC_01754, a single genomic window includes:
- the yidD gene encoding membrane protein insertion efficiency factor YidD: MKYPLLALIKLYQWTISPLLGPVCRYYPSCSHYGYTAIDRHGAIKGTALTAWRILRCNPWSPGGVDYVPPRKRPRWHELLRSHAGRGKGGDPAADVPARGSVSDPPSPATETSPNAQGA; the protein is encoded by the coding sequence ATGAAGTACCCGCTGCTGGCTCTCATCAAGCTGTATCAGTGGACGATCAGCCCGCTTCTCGGGCCTGTCTGCCGCTACTACCCGTCGTGTTCCCACTATGGATATACGGCGATCGACCGGCACGGTGCGATCAAGGGAACGGCGCTGACCGCATGGCGCATCCTGCGTTGCAATCCGTGGTCACCCGGCGGCGTGGATTACGTACCGCCACGCAAACGTCCGCGTTGGCACGAACTGCTGCGCAGCCACGCGGGTCGCGGCAAGGGCGGGGATCCCGCCGCCGATGTGCCTGCCCGGGGGTCGGTGTCCGACCCTCCGAGCCCGGCCACAGAGACCTCGCCCAATGCTCAAGGAGCCTGA
- the yidC gene encoding membrane protein insertase YidC, which yields MDTIASLFSFITWPVSWVIVQFHKLYGAIFGEDTGWAWGLSIVSLVVLIRICLIPLFVKQIKSTRNMQVLQPKMKAIQERYKSDKQRQSEEMMKLYKETGTNPLSSCLPILAQSPFFFALYHVLSAIASGKTIGVIDQPLLDSARQAHIFGAPLAVKFMDSEEKVAALGSSLTDVRIVTAVMIVMMSASQFFTQRQLMTKNVDLTVKTPYMQQQKMLMYIFPVIFAVMGINFPVGVLVYWLTTNVWTMGQQMYVINQNPTPGSKAQEQYLNRLLKSVTAHGEVRGRTRRNTVKRIVAKGPDRNDLERKFVTGLGKLGLAPREDGAVEKSEAALAEAEGGAGARRQQPRRQTKAKRQTATTQPGGASADVAGSKTSLTKRDASQVDKPKSAGKSAASGSSRQAKSGQRKGPQRPKHPSKK from the coding sequence GTGGACACGATTGCCAGTCTGTTCAGCTTCATCACCTGGCCCGTCTCATGGGTCATCGTCCAGTTCCACAAGCTCTACGGTGCGATCTTCGGTGAAGACACCGGGTGGGCCTGGGGCCTGTCCATCGTGTCCCTGGTGGTCCTGATCCGGATCTGCCTGATCCCGCTCTTCGTGAAGCAGATCAAGTCGACCCGGAACATGCAGGTGCTCCAGCCGAAGATGAAGGCGATCCAGGAGCGCTACAAGAGCGACAAGCAGCGCCAGTCCGAAGAGATGATGAAGCTGTACAAGGAGACCGGGACCAACCCGCTCTCCTCGTGCCTTCCCATCCTGGCGCAGTCACCGTTCTTCTTCGCCCTGTACCACGTGCTCTCGGCCATCGCCTCGGGCAAGACGATCGGTGTCATCGACCAGCCGCTGCTCGACAGCGCGCGTCAGGCACACATCTTCGGCGCACCGCTGGCCGTGAAGTTCATGGACAGCGAGGAGAAGGTCGCGGCGCTCGGCTCCTCGCTGACCGACGTCCGGATCGTCACCGCGGTCATGATCGTGATGATGTCCGCCTCGCAGTTCTTCACCCAGCGCCAGCTGATGACGAAGAACGTCGACCTGACGGTCAAGACCCCGTACATGCAGCAGCAGAAGATGCTGATGTACATCTTCCCCGTGATCTTCGCGGTCATGGGCATCAACTTCCCCGTCGGTGTTCTCGTCTACTGGCTGACCACGAACGTCTGGACCATGGGTCAGCAGATGTACGTGATCAACCAGAACCCCACGCCGGGCAGCAAGGCGCAGGAGCAGTACCTGAACCGGCTGCTGAAGAGCGTCACGGCGCACGGTGAGGTACGAGGCAGGACGCGGCGTAACACCGTCAAGCGAATCGTCGCCAAGGGTCCGGACCGCAACGACCTCGAGCGCAAGTTCGTCACCGGTCTCGGCAAGCTGGGTCTCGCCCCCCGGGAGGACGGGGCGGTCGAGAAGAGCGAAGCGGCTCTCGCGGAGGCCGAGGGCGGCGCCGGGGCGAGGCGGCAGCAGCCCAGGCGTCAGACCAAGGCGAAGCGTCAGACGGCCACCACCCAGCCCGGTGGGGCGTCCGCGGACGTGGCCGGTTCCAAGACCTCACTGACGAAGCGGGACGCCTCGCAGGTCGACAAGCCGAAGTCGGCGGGCAAGTCCGCCGCGTCCGGTTCCTCACGCCAAGCCAAGTCCGGACAGCGCAAGGGTCCGCAGCGGCCCAAGCACCCGTCCAAGAAGTAA
- a CDS encoding Jag family protein, with product MTEGTTTTAAEGSDTLTRLEQEGEIAADYLEGLLDIADLDGDIDMDVEADRAAVSIISDSARDLQKLVGRDGEVLEALQELTRLAVHRETGDRSRLMLDIAGFRAKKREVLAALGAKAADEVKSSGEPVRLEPMTPFERKVVHDAIAAAGLRSESEGEEPQRFVVVLPA from the coding sequence GTGACGGAAGGCACCACCACCACGGCCGCTGAGGGCAGCGACACCTTGACCCGCCTCGAACAGGAAGGCGAGATCGCGGCCGACTACCTGGAGGGTCTGCTCGACATCGCCGACCTCGACGGCGACATCGACATGGATGTGGAGGCGGACCGGGCCGCGGTTTCGATCATCAGCGACTCGGCACGTGACCTGCAGAAGCTCGTGGGACGCGACGGCGAGGTGCTGGAGGCCTTGCAGGAGCTGACGCGCCTGGCCGTTCACCGTGAAACCGGTGACCGGAGCCGTCTCATGCTGGACATCGCCGGATTCCGTGCCAAGAAGCGTGAGGTGCTCGCCGCACTGGGCGCCAAGGCCGCGGACGAGGTCAAGAGCTCGGGCGAGCCCGTGAGGCTGGAGCCGATGACGCCGTTCGAGCGCAAGGTCGTGCACGACGCGATCGCCGCGGCCGGCCTGCGCAGTGAGTCCGAGGGCGAGGAGCCGCAGCGCTTCGTCGTCGTTCTCCCGGCCTGA
- the dnaA gene encoding chromosomal replication initiator protein DnaA, with translation MADVPADLAAVWPRVLDQLLGEGQQAIEPKDRQWIERCQPLALVADTALLAVPNEWGKRVLEGRLAPLISETLTRECGRPIRIAITVDDSANEPPSPPAPPLHPQHQSQGQQSHRYQGPQRDEPPHNDAYDGYGHRPSDDGMPTARPAYPDYQQQRPEPGAWPRSQEDLSWQPRHGGYQDMDPYASPRPQQPQHDYRPQPPERQGYEPQRDGRDRHDMQDQLPRHPGGPGRPGGPLGTQSAPAPGTNEPHARLNPKYLFDTFVIGASNRFAHAAAVAVAEAPAKAYNPLFIYGESGLGKTHLLHAIGHYARSLYPGTRVRYVSSEEFTNEFINSIRDGKGDTFRKRYRDVDILLVDDIQFLASKESTQEEFFHTFNTLHNANKQIVLSSDRPPRKLVTLEDRLRNRFEWGLTTDVQPPELETRIAILRKKAVQEQLNAPPEVLEFIASRISRNIRELEGALIRVTAFASLNRQPVDLGLTEIVLKDLIPGGEDTAPEITAPAIMASTADYFGLTVEDLCGSSRSRVLVTARQIAMYLCRELTDLSLPKIGAQFGGRDHTTVMHADRKIRALMAERRSIYNQVTELTNRIKNS, from the coding sequence GTGGCTGACGTACCTGCCGATCTTGCCGCAGTGTGGCCACGCGTGCTGGACCAACTCCTCGGGGAGGGGCAACAGGCCATCGAGCCGAAGGACAGGCAGTGGATCGAGCGCTGCCAGCCACTGGCCCTCGTGGCGGACACCGCGCTGCTGGCCGTGCCCAACGAGTGGGGCAAGCGCGTCCTGGAGGGCCGGCTCGCACCGCTCATCAGCGAGACGCTGACCCGTGAGTGCGGCCGCCCGATCCGGATCGCGATCACGGTCGACGACTCCGCGAACGAGCCCCCCTCCCCACCCGCGCCCCCCCTGCACCCGCAGCACCAGTCCCAGGGACAGCAGTCCCACCGCTACCAGGGACCGCAGCGGGACGAGCCCCCGCACAACGACGCCTACGACGGTTACGGCCACCGCCCCTCCGACGACGGCATGCCCACGGCCCGCCCCGCCTACCCGGACTACCAGCAGCAGCGTCCGGAGCCCGGCGCCTGGCCCCGCAGCCAGGAGGACCTGTCCTGGCAGCCCCGGCACGGCGGCTACCAGGACATGGACCCGTACGCGAGTCCGCGCCCTCAGCAGCCGCAGCACGACTACCGTCCGCAGCCCCCCGAGCGCCAGGGCTACGAACCGCAGCGCGACGGGCGCGACCGCCACGACATGCAGGACCAGCTCCCGCGCCACCCGGGCGGGCCCGGGCGGCCGGGCGGGCCCCTGGGCACCCAGTCGGCGCCGGCGCCGGGCACGAACGAGCCGCACGCCCGGCTGAACCCGAAGTACCTCTTCGACACCTTCGTCATCGGGGCGTCCAACCGCTTCGCCCACGCCGCGGCCGTCGCCGTGGCCGAGGCCCCCGCGAAGGCGTACAACCCGCTGTTCATCTACGGGGAGTCCGGCCTCGGCAAGACGCACCTGCTGCACGCCATCGGGCATTACGCGCGGAGCCTCTACCCGGGCACCCGGGTGCGGTACGTGAGTTCCGAGGAGTTCACCAACGAGTTCATCAACTCGATCCGCGACGGCAAGGGCGACACCTTCCGCAAGCGGTACCGCGACGTGGACATCCTCCTGGTCGACGACATCCAGTTCCTGGCGAGCAAGGAGTCGACGCAGGAGGAGTTCTTCCACACCTTCAACACCCTGCACAACGCCAACAAGCAGATCGTTCTGTCCTCCGACCGGCCGCCGCGGAAGCTGGTGACCCTGGAGGACCGGCTGCGCAACCGCTTCGAGTGGGGCCTCACCACCGATGTGCAGCCGCCCGAGCTGGAGACGCGCATCGCGATCCTGCGGAAGAAGGCGGTGCAGGAGCAGCTCAACGCCCCTCCCGAGGTGCTCGAGTTCATCGCCTCGCGGATCTCACGGAACATCCGCGAGCTGGAGGGGGCGCTCATCCGCGTGACGGCGTTCGCCAGCCTCAACCGCCAGCCGGTGGACCTGGGCCTGACCGAGATCGTGCTCAAGGACCTGATCCCGGGAGGCGAGGACACGGCCCCTGAGATCACCGCGCCGGCCATCATGGCGTCCACCGCCGACTACTTCGGGCTGACGGTGGAGGACCTCTGCGGATCCTCGCGCAGCCGCGTGCTGGTGACGGCGCGCCAGATCGCCATGTACCTCTGCCGGGAGCTCACCGATCTCTCCCTGCCGAAGATCGGTGCGCAGTTCGGCGGGCGCGACCACACCACCGTCATGCACGCCGACCGGAAGATCCGTGCGCTGATGGCGGAGCGGCGCTCCATCTACAACCAGGTCACCGAGCTGACCAACCGCATCAAGAACAGCTGA
- the rnpA gene encoding ribonuclease P protein component codes for MLPTENRLRRREDFATAVRRGRRAGRPSLVVHLRSGATDPHVPGESLPPPRAGFVVSKAVGGAVVRTAVKRRLRHLVRDRLAQLPPGSLVVVRALPGSGEADHAQLARDLDAALERLLGGGAR; via the coding sequence GTGCTGCCTACCGAGAACCGGCTGAGGCGGCGCGAGGACTTCGCGACCGCGGTACGCCGGGGACGCCGGGCCGGCCGCCCGTCGCTCGTCGTACATCTACGCAGCGGTGCTACGGACCCGCACGTGCCGGGGGAGAGCCTTCCCCCGCCGCGTGCGGGTTTCGTTGTCAGCAAGGCGGTGGGTGGGGCGGTGGTCCGCACCGCGGTGAAGCGCAGGCTTCGCCATCTGGTGCGCGACCGACTGGCCCAGTTGCCCCCCGGTAGCCTTGTTGTCGTACGAGCATTGCCCGGATCGGGCGAAGCCGATCATGCACAACTGGCCCGAGACCTGGACGCCGCTCTGGAGCGGCTGCTGGGAGGGGGCGCGCGATGA
- the gnd gene encoding phosphogluconate dehydrogenase (NAD(+)-dependent, decarboxylating): protein MELGLVGLGKMGGNMRERIRRAGHTVIGYDRNPDVADVHSLEELVGRLKGPRVVWVMVPAGAATQSTIDELAELLSPGDVVVDGGNSRWTDDEKHAVELGIKDIGFVDCGVSGGVWGLENGYALMYGGTDENVAKVQPVFDALKPEGDFGSVHAGKVGAGHFAKMVHNGIEYAMMQAYAEGWELLEKVDSVTDVREVFRSWQEGTVIRSWLLDLAVNALDDDEHLDELRGFAADSGEGRWTVEAAIDNAVPLPAITASLFARFASRQDDSPQMKMIAALRNQFGGHAVENKK from the coding sequence ATGGAGCTCGGTCTCGTCGGTCTCGGCAAGATGGGCGGCAACATGCGTGAGCGCATCCGCCGCGCAGGCCACACCGTCATCGGGTACGACCGCAACCCGGACGTCGCCGATGTCCACAGCCTCGAGGAGCTTGTGGGCAGGCTCAAGGGTCCGCGCGTGGTGTGGGTGATGGTTCCGGCCGGTGCCGCGACCCAGTCCACCATCGACGAGCTGGCCGAGCTGCTGTCCCCGGGCGACGTCGTGGTGGACGGCGGGAACTCCCGCTGGACCGACGACGAGAAGCACGCCGTCGAGCTGGGCATCAAGGACATCGGTTTCGTCGACTGCGGTGTATCCGGCGGTGTCTGGGGCCTGGAGAACGGCTACGCCCTGATGTACGGCGGCACCGACGAGAACGTCGCCAAGGTCCAGCCGGTCTTCGACGCGCTCAAGCCCGAGGGCGACTTCGGTTCCGTCCACGCGGGCAAGGTAGGCGCCGGCCACTTCGCGAAGATGGTCCACAACGGCATCGAGTACGCCATGATGCAGGCGTACGCCGAGGGCTGGGAGCTGCTGGAGAAGGTCGACTCCGTCACGGACGTGCGCGAGGTCTTCCGCTCCTGGCAGGAGGGCACGGTCATCCGTTCCTGGCTGCTGGACCTGGCGGTCAACGCGCTGGACGACGACGAGCACCTGGACGAGCTCCGCGGTTTCGCCGCGGACTCCGGCGAGGGCCGGTGGACGGTCGAGGCGGCCATCGACAACGCGGTGCCGCTGCCCGCGATCACCGCCTCCCTGTTCGCGCGCTTCGCCTCGCGGCAGGACGACTCCCCGCAGATGAAGATGATCGCCGCACTGCGCAACCAGTTCGGCGGCCACGCGGTCGAGAACAAGAAGTAG
- the rsmG gene encoding 16S rRNA (guanine(527)-N(7))-methyltransferase RsmG: MTDESELPEAPEEARAVFGEFFPEAVRYAELLADAGVKRGLIGPREVPRLWGRHLLNCAVLSEAVPKGVTVCDVGSGAGLPGIPLALVRPDLKITLLEPLLRRTNFLQEVVELLGLDHVTVVRGRAEEVLGTLPPVHVVTARAVAPLDRLAGWGVPLLRPYGEMLALKGDTAEEEIQGARAALSKLGVVETEVLHVGEGLVEPMSTVVRVVVGESPGGVRFAAKRAKAARTSRTRRRR, from the coding sequence GTGACGGACGAATCAGAGCTCCCCGAGGCGCCCGAGGAAGCGCGGGCGGTGTTCGGAGAGTTCTTTCCGGAGGCTGTCCGATACGCGGAGCTCCTCGCGGACGCCGGTGTGAAGCGGGGCCTGATCGGTCCCCGCGAAGTGCCGCGACTGTGGGGACGCCACCTGCTCAACTGCGCCGTCCTCTCCGAAGCGGTTCCCAAAGGCGTCACCGTCTGCGACGTGGGCTCCGGTGCCGGGCTACCGGGTATCCCTCTGGCGCTGGTACGGCCGGACCTGAAGATCACGCTTCTCGAGCCGCTGCTGCGCCGGACGAACTTCCTCCAGGAGGTCGTCGAGCTGCTCGGCCTCGACCACGTGACGGTCGTACGGGGCCGTGCGGAGGAGGTCCTCGGGACCCTTCCGCCCGTCCACGTGGTGACGGCACGGGCCGTGGCACCGCTTGACCGGCTCGCCGGCTGGGGCGTCCCCCTGCTGCGCCCCTACGGGGAGATGCTGGCGCTCAAGGGCGATACGGCGGAAGAGGAGATCCAGGGAGCACGGGCAGCCCTGAGCAAGCTCGGTGTGGTGGAGACCGAGGTGCTGCATGTCGGCGAAGGGCTCGTCGAGCCGATGTCCACGGTGGTACGGGTCGTCGTCGGCGAGAGCCCGGGCGGGGTGAGGTTCGCCGCGAAGCGGGCCAAGGCGGCGAGGACCAGCCGGACACGTCGACGCCGCTGA
- the rpmH gene encoding 50S ribosomal protein L34, with translation MSKRTFQPNNRRRAKTHGFRLRMRTRAGRAILANRRGKGRANLSA, from the coding sequence GTGAGCAAGCGCACCTTCCAGCCGAACAACCGTCGTCGCGCCAAGACCCACGGCTTCCGGCTGCGTATGCGTACCCGTGCCGGCCGCGCGATTCTCGCGAACCGCCGTGGCAAGGGTCGCGCCAACCTGTCCGCCTGA
- a CDS encoding ParA family protein, whose protein sequence is MAGSVHCEPEVEESESLRSDADTAGPVTDPVPGPRTESMGGGVSRETPPPMDDTPIGRAAQLAVEALGRAGEGLPRPDRTRIMVVANQKGGVGKTTSTVNLAASLALHGARVLVVDLDPQGNASTALGIDHHAEVPSIYDVLVESMPLSDVVQPVPDVEGLFCAPATIDLAGAEIELVSLVARESRLQRAIQAYDQPLDYILIDCPPSLGLLTVNALVAGAEVLIPIQCEYYALEGLGQLLRNVDLVRGHLNPDLHVSTILLTMYDGRTRLASQVAEEVRSHFGKEVLRTSIPRSVRISEAPSYGQTVLTYDPGSSGSLSYLEAAREIALRGVGIHYEAQHAQTGVQNHQQSNSEGMQ, encoded by the coding sequence ATGGCAGGCTCTGTTCATTGCGAGCCTGAAGTCGAGGAGAGTGAATCCTTGCGGTCCGACGCCGACACCGCGGGACCGGTGACCGACCCGGTCCCCGGTCCCCGTACCGAGTCCATGGGAGGCGGTGTTTCACGTGAAACACCGCCTCCCATGGACGACACCCCCATCGGTCGGGCGGCCCAGCTGGCGGTCGAGGCCCTAGGCCGCGCCGGCGAGGGTCTGCCCCGCCCTGACCGGACGCGCATCATGGTCGTCGCCAACCAGAAGGGCGGGGTGGGCAAGACGACCTCCACGGTCAACCTTGCCGCTTCCCTCGCACTGCATGGTGCGCGTGTCCTGGTGGTGGACCTCGACCCGCAGGGGAACGCCTCCACGGCTCTGGGGATCGACCACCACGCGGAAGTCCCCTCCATCTACGACGTTCTGGTGGAGAGCATGCCTCTCTCCGACGTGGTGCAGCCGGTTCCGGACGTCGAGGGTCTCTTCTGCGCCCCGGCCACCATTGATCTCGCCGGTGCGGAGATCGAGCTGGTGTCGCTGGTGGCGCGGGAGAGCCGACTGCAGCGGGCGATCCAGGCGTATGACCAGCCGCTGGACTACATCCTCATCGACTGTCCGCCGTCGCTCGGTCTGCTCACCGTCAACGCGCTCGTCGCCGGGGCCGAGGTGCTCATTCCGATCCAGTGCGAGTACTACGCCCTGGAAGGCCTCGGCCAGCTGCTGCGCAACGTCGACCTGGTCCGGGGGCATCTGAACCCCGACCTCCATGTGTCGACGATCCTGCTGACCATGTACGACGGCCGGACCAGGCTCGCGTCCCAGGTGGCGGAGGAGGTGCGCAGCCACTTCGGCAAGGAGGTGCTGCGGACCAGCATTCCACGCTCGGTGCGCATCTCGGAGGCACCGAGTTACGGGCAGACCGTACTGACCTATGATCCTGGCTCCAGCGGGTCCTTGTCCTACCTCGAGGCGGCTCGGGAGATCGCCCTCCGGGGTGTCGGTATCCACTACGAGGCTCAGCATGCCCAGACGGGCGTTCAGAACCACCAGCAGAGCAATTCGGAGGGCATGCAGTGA
- the recF gene encoding DNA replication/repair protein RecF (All proteins in this family for which functions are known are DNA-binding proteins that assist the filamentation of RecA onto DNA for the initiation of recombination or recombinational repair.), with translation MHVTHLSLADFRSYARAEVPLDPGVTVFVGANGQGKTNLVEAVGYLATLGSHRVASDAPLVRMGAERAVVRAAVTQGERSQLVELEINPGRANRARINRSSQVRPRDVLGMVRTVLFAPEDLALVKGDPGERRRFLDELVTARFPRMAGVRSDYERVLKQRNTLLKSAAMARRHGGRSMDLSTLDVWDQHLARVAAELLAQRLDLVATLQPLADKAYSDVAPGGGPVVLEYRCSAGPGVALPRTREELYEQVTAALAESRKQEIERGVTLVGPHRDDLVLGLRGMPAKGYASHGESWSYALALRLASYDLLRGEGNEPVLVLDDVFAELDTRRRERLAELVAPGEQVLVTAAVDDDVPGVLSGARYAVAEGAVERL, from the coding sequence ATGCACGTCACGCATCTCTCGCTGGCCGACTTCCGCTCGTACGCCCGGGCCGAGGTCCCTCTCGACCCGGGCGTCACCGTGTTCGTGGGGGCCAACGGCCAGGGCAAGACCAATCTGGTCGAGGCGGTGGGCTATCTGGCGACGCTCGGCAGCCACCGGGTCGCCTCCGACGCCCCGCTGGTGCGTATGGGCGCGGAGCGCGCCGTCGTCCGCGCCGCGGTCACCCAGGGCGAGCGGTCGCAGCTCGTCGAGCTGGAGATCAACCCGGGCCGCGCCAACCGGGCGCGTATCAACCGGTCCTCGCAGGTCAGGCCGCGTGACGTCCTGGGAATGGTGCGGACGGTGCTGTTCGCCCCGGAGGACCTGGCGCTGGTGAAGGGCGACCCGGGGGAGCGCCGCCGCTTCCTCGACGAGCTGGTCACGGCCCGCTTCCCGCGGATGGCGGGAGTCCGGTCCGACTACGAGCGGGTGCTGAAGCAGCGCAACACCCTGCTGAAGTCCGCCGCGATGGCACGGCGCCACGGCGGCCGCTCGATGGACCTGTCCACCCTGGACGTGTGGGACCAGCATCTGGCCCGGGTCGCCGCGGAGCTGCTCGCCCAGCGGCTCGACCTGGTCGCCACCCTCCAGCCGCTGGCCGACAAGGCGTACTCGGACGTCGCGCCGGGCGGCGGCCCGGTGGTGCTCGAGTACCGCTGCTCCGCCGGGCCCGGGGTGGCGCTCCCCCGGACCCGCGAGGAGCTGTACGAGCAGGTGACGGCGGCGCTCGCCGAGTCACGCAAGCAGGAGATCGAACGGGGCGTGACGCTGGTGGGACCGCACCGTGACGATCTGGTGCTCGGGCTGCGGGGCATGCCCGCGAAGGGGTACGCGAGCCATGGCGAGTCCTGGTCGTACGCCCTGGCGCTGCGGCTGGCCTCCTACGACCTGCTGCGTGGCGAGGGCAACGAGCCGGTGCTGGTCCTGGACGACGTGTTCGCCGAGCTGGACACCCGGCGGCGCGAGCGGCTGGCCGAGCTGGTGGCCCCCGGTGAGCAGGTGCTGGTGACGGCGGCGGTGGACGACGACGTCCCCGGCGTGCTGTCGGGGGCGCGGTACGCCGTCGCCGAGGGCGCGGTGGAGCGGCTGTGA
- the dnaN gene encoding DNA polymerase III subunit beta produces MKIRVERDVLAEAVAWVARSLPARPPAPVLAGLLLKAEDGALSFSSFDYEVSARVSVDAEIEEDGTVLVSGRLLADICRALPNRPVEISTDGVRATVVCGSSRFTLHTLPVEEYPALPTMPTATGTVPGEVFASAAAQVAIAAGRDDTLPVLTGVRIEIEGDTVTLASTDRYRFAVREFLWKPENPDASAVALVPAKTLLDTAKALTSGDTVTLALSGSGAGEGLIGFEGAGRRTTTRLLEGDLPKYRTLFPTEFNSVAVIETAPFVEAVKRVALVAERNTPVRLSFEQGVLILEAGSSDDAQAVERVDAVLEGDDISIAFNPTFLLDGLSAIDSPVAQLSFTTSTKPALLSGRPAVDAEADDAYKYLIMPVRLSG; encoded by the coding sequence GTGAAGATCCGGGTGGAGCGCGATGTACTCGCGGAGGCGGTGGCCTGGGTGGCCCGCAGCCTCCCGGCCCGTCCGCCGGCGCCCGTTCTCGCGGGTCTTCTGCTGAAGGCCGAGGACGGAGCCCTCAGCTTCTCCAGCTTCGACTACGAGGTCTCGGCACGGGTCTCGGTGGACGCCGAGATCGAGGAGGACGGCACGGTCCTCGTCTCCGGCCGGCTGCTCGCCGACATCTGCCGCGCCCTTCCCAACCGCCCGGTGGAGATCTCCACCGACGGTGTGCGGGCCACCGTGGTCTGCGGCTCCTCCCGGTTCACGCTCCACACCCTGCCGGTGGAGGAGTACCCGGCCCTGCCGACGATGCCGACGGCGACGGGCACCGTCCCCGGTGAGGTCTTCGCCTCCGCCGCCGCCCAGGTCGCCATCGCGGCCGGCCGCGACGACACCCTGCCCGTGCTGACGGGCGTGCGGATCGAGATCGAGGGCGACACGGTCACCCTCGCGTCCACCGACCGGTACCGGTTCGCGGTCCGCGAGTTCCTGTGGAAGCCGGAGAACCCGGACGCCTCGGCCGTCGCCCTGGTGCCCGCCAAGACGCTGCTGGACACCGCCAAGGCCCTCACCAGCGGTGACACGGTCACGCTGGCGCTGTCCGGTTCGGGTGCCGGTGAGGGCCTCATCGGCTTCGAGGGCGCCGGGCGCCGCACGACGACCCGGCTGCTCGAGGGCGACCTGCCGAAGTACCGCACGCTCTTTCCCACGGAGTTCAACTCGGTCGCGGTCATCGAGACGGCCCCCTTCGTCGAGGCCGTCAAGCGTGTGGCCCTGGTCGCCGAGCGGAACACCCCGGTGCGGCTCAGCTTCGAGCAGGGCGTGCTGATCCTGGAGGCAGGCTCCAGCGACGACGCACAGGCCGTGGAGAGGGTCGACGCCGTCCTGGAGGGCGACGACATCTCGATCGCCTTCAACCCGACCTTCCTGCTGGACGGCCTCAGCGCGATCGACTCGCCGGTCGCCCAGCTGTCCTTCACGACGTCGACCAAGCCCGCCCTGCTCAGCGGCCGCCCGGCCGTCGACGCGGAGGCGGACGACGCCTACAAGTACCTGATCATGCCGGTCCGCCTCTCCGGCTGA